A window of the Pangasianodon hypophthalmus isolate fPanHyp1 chromosome 12, fPanHyp1.pri, whole genome shotgun sequence genome harbors these coding sequences:
- the crygmx gene encoding crystallin, gamma MX isoform X2, which yields MLIIFFEEKSFQGRHYECSSDSAELQAHLTRCNSIRVESGCWMAYEKPNYSGYQYMLHKGEYPDYHHWAGFNDCIQSCRMIPSYQGNYKVKIFERSDFEGQAMELIEDCPDLHKHFHNGDIFSANVMEGYWILHEHPNYSGRQYFLHPGEYRRFSEWGSTSPATGSLKRITELN from the exons ATGCTG attaTCTTCTTTGAGGAAAAGAGCTTCCAGGGCCGTCACTACGAGTGCAGTAGTGACAGTGCCGAGTTGCAGGCCCACCTCACCCGCTGTAACTCCATCCGCGTAGAGAGCGGCTGCTGGATGGCTTATGAGAAACCAAACTACTCTGGCTACCAGTACATGCTGCACAAGGGAGAATATCCTGACTACCATCACTGGGCAGGCTTTAATGATTGCATCCAATCCTGCCGCATGATACCTTCC TATCAAGGAAACTACAAGGTGAAGATCTTTGAGCGCTCTGATTTTGAAGGCCAGGCCATGGAGCTGATCGAAGATTGCCCAGATCTGCACAAACACTTCCATAATGGTGACATCTTCTCTGCCAATGTCATGGAAGGTTACTGGATCCTTCACGAGCACCCCAACTACAGTGGGCGCCAGTACTTCCTGCACCCGGGAGAGTACAGGAGGTTTAGTGAGTGGGGCAGTACCAGTCCTGCTACGGGCTCCTTGAAACGGATCACCGAGCTCAACTGA
- the aldh18a1 gene encoding delta-1-pyrroline-5-carboxylate synthase isoform X2, which produces MLLQRLSLCSRLSVGPKPLQSFTRSVSLGKNPSTSPSIRRHAVRLWSNVPFLTVPLARAHGKSFAHRGELRQAKRIVVKLGSAVVTRGDECGLALGRLASIVEQVAMLQNQGREMMIVTSGAVAFGRQRLRHEILLSQSVRQALHSGQNQLKDMSLPVLEARACAAAGQSGLMALYEAMFTQYSTCTAQILVTNLDFHDDQKRRNLNSTLHELLRMNIVPIINTNDAVVPPPEPNSDLQGVISIKDNDSLAARLAVEMRADLLIALSDVEGLYDSPPGSDDAKLIDTFYPGDQQSITYGTKSRVGIGGMEAKVKAALWALQGGTSVVIANGTHPKVTGHVITDIVEGKKVGTFFSEVKPAGPTVEQQTEMARAAGRTLASLLSEQRSEIIYAMADLLTEKRDEILSANKKDMELAVNSGRMPPAMLKRLSLSTAKLNSLAIGLRQIAVSSQDSVGQVLRRTRVANNLELEQITVPIGVLLVIFESRPDCLPQVSALSIASGNALLLKGGKEAANTNRVLHELAQEALSIHGVRDAIQLVSTREEVEDLCRLEKMIDLIIPRGSSQLVRDIQRASKGIPVLGHSEGICHVYVDHEASIDKVIKIVRDSKCDYPAACNAMETLLVHRDVLRTPVFDQIIDMLRTEQVKIHAGPKFASYLTFSPSEVKSLRTEYGDMECCIEVVDSMYEAVDHIHKYGSSHTDVIITENEETAEQFLQLVDSACVFWNASSRFADGYRFGLGAEVGISTARIHARGPVGLEGLLTTKWVLRGDGHTAADFSEQGSMKFLHENLPVAHPQTGHRTSS; this is translated from the exons ATCCCTCTACCTCTCCATCTATCAGACGTCACGCTGTGCGTCTCTGGAGTAACGTGCCTTTTCTTACAGTGCCGCTGGCGCGTGCCCATGGTAAGTCGTTCGCACACCGTGGTGAACTGCGACAGGCCAAACGGATCGTGGTGAAACTGGGCAGCGCTGTGGTAACTCGAGGTGATGAATGTGGTCTCGCACTCGGGAGGCTTGCCTCTATTGTGGAACAg GTGGCAATGCTGCAGAACCAAGGCAGAGAAATGATGATTGTCACAAGCGGAGCTGTAGCATTTGGGAGACAGAGACTGAGGCATGAGATTCTTCTCTCTCAGAGCGTCAGACAAGCCCTTCATTCAGGACAGAATCAGCTTAAAGACATG TCTCTACCCGTTCTGGAGGCGAGGGCATGTGCTGCTGCAGGACAGAGTGGACTGATGGCACTGTATGAGGCCATGTTCACTCAGTACAGCACCTGCACagcacag ATCTTGGTCACAAACTTGGACTTCCACGATGACCAGAAGAGACGAAATCTGAACAGCACGCTGCATGAGCTTCTCCGTATGAACATCGTGCCCATCATCAACACTAATGACGCAGTGGTGCCTCCCCCAGAGCCTAACAGTGACCTGCAGGGG GTGATCAGCATCAAGGACAATGACAGTTTGGCAGCACGGCTCGCAGTGGAGATGAGAGCAGATCTCCTCATTGCTCTCTCTGATGTAGAAG GTCTTTATGACAGCCCTCCTGGGTCTGATGATGCTAAATTAATTGATACTTTCTACCCCGGCGATCAGCAGTCTATAACATATGGCACCAAATCCAGGGTTGGCATCGGAGGAATGGAAGCTAAG GTGAAAGCTGCCCTATGGGCTCTTCAGGGGGGCACATCTGTAGTCATCGCTAACGGCACCCACCCTAAAGTTACAGGCCATGTCATCACAGACATTGTAGAGGGCAAGAAAGTGGGCACCTTCTTTTCTGAGGTCAAGCCTGCtg GGCCCACAGTGGAGCAGCAGACAGAAATGGCTCGCGCTGCAGGGAGGACACTGGCGTCCCTTCTTTCAGAGCAG AGGAGTGAAATCATTTATGCTATGGCTGACCTTCTGACTGAGAAGAGAGATGAAATTCTGTCAGCTAATAAGAAGGACATGGAACTTGCTGTGAATTCAG GGCGTATGCCTCCTGCCATGCTCAAGCGGTTGAGTTTGTCAACAGCTAAGCTGAACAGTCTGGCCATCGGCCTGCGTCAGATTGCAGTGTCCTCTCAGGACAGTGTGGGACAAGTACTGCGCAGAACCCGTGTGGCCAACAACCTAGAGCTGGAGCAGATCACTGTGCCCATTGGGGTACTACTCGTCATCTTCGAATCGCGTCCAGACTGCCTGCCTCAG GTGTCCGCATTATCTATTGCTAGTGGGAATGCTTTGCTGCTGAAGGGTGGAAAGGAGGCAGCTAACACCAACCGTGTCTTACACGAGCTAGCGCAGGAAGCTCTATCTATACATGGTGTTAGAGATGCCATCCAACTG GTAAGCACACGTGAGGAGGTGGAAGACTTGTGTCGGCTGGAGAAGATGATTGATCTGATCATTCCCCGTGGTTCATCTCAGCTGGTCAGAGATATCCAGCGGGCTTCTAAAGGCATTCCTGTGCTGGGTCACAGTGAGGGCATCTGCCATGTCTATGTCGACCATGAAGCCAGCATAGACAAAGTCATAAAAATTG TCAGAGACTCAAAATGCGATTACCCTGCAGCCTGCAATGCTATGGAAACCCTGCTAGTTCACAGAGATGTGCTTCGGACGCCAGTGTTTGATCAGATCATTGACATGTTGAGAACAGAACAG GTGAAGATACATGCTGGCCCCAAGTTTGCATCATACCTGACTTTCAGCCCTTCTGAGGTAAAGTCTCTACGTACAGAGTATGGAGATATGGAGTGCTGCATAGAGGTGGTGGACAGCATGTACGAGGCAGTGGATCACATCCATAAATATGGCAGCTCCCACACAGATGTGATCATCACTGAGAATG AGGAGACAGCAGAGCAGTTCCTGCAGTTGGTAGACAGTGCCTGTGTGTTCTGGAATGCCAGTTCACGGTTCGCTGATGGATATCGCTTTGGTCTTG GCGCGGAGGTTGGTATCAGCACTGCTCGTATCCATGCTCGTGGACCCGTAGGCCTGGAGGGGCTTCTCACCACCAAGTGGGTTCTGCGAGGGGATGGCCACACAGCTGCAGACTTTTCTGAGCAAGGCAGTATGAAGTTCCTGCATGAGAATCTGCCTGTTGCGCACCCCCAAACTGGACATAGAACCTCCAGCTAG
- the aldh18a1 gene encoding delta-1-pyrroline-5-carboxylate synthase isoform X3: MLLQRLSLCSRLSVGPKPLQSFTRSVSLGKMPLARAHGKSFAHRGELRQAKRIVVKLGSAVVTRGDECGLALGRLASIVEQVAMLQNQGREMMIVTSGAVAFGRQRLRHEILLSQSVRQALHSGQNQLKDMSLPVLEARACAAAGQSGLMALYEAMFTQYSTCTAQILVTNLDFHDDQKRRNLNSTLHELLRMNIVPIINTNDAVVPPPEPNSDLQGVNVISIKDNDSLAARLAVEMRADLLIALSDVEGLYDSPPGSDDAKLIDTFYPGDQQSITYGTKSRVGIGGMEAKVKAALWALQGGTSVVIANGTHPKVTGHVITDIVEGKKVGTFFSEVKPAGPTVEQQTEMARAAGRTLASLLSEQRSEIIYAMADLLTEKRDEILSANKKDMELAVNSGRMPPAMLKRLSLSTAKLNSLAIGLRQIAVSSQDSVGQVLRRTRVANNLELEQITVPIGVLLVIFESRPDCLPQVSALSIASGNALLLKGGKEAANTNRVLHELAQEALSIHGVRDAIQLVSTREEVEDLCRLEKMIDLIIPRGSSQLVRDIQRASKGIPVLGHSEGICHVYVDHEASIDKVIKIVRDSKCDYPAACNAMETLLVHRDVLRTPVFDQIIDMLRTEQVKIHAGPKFASYLTFSPSEVKSLRTEYGDMECCIEVVDSMYEAVDHIHKYGSSHTDVIITENEETAEQFLQLVDSACVFWNASSRFADGYRFGLGAEVGISTARIHARGPVGLEGLLTTKWVLRGDGHTAADFSEQGSMKFLHENLPVAHPQTGHRTSS; encoded by the exons TGCCGCTGGCGCGTGCCCATGGTAAGTCGTTCGCACACCGTGGTGAACTGCGACAGGCCAAACGGATCGTGGTGAAACTGGGCAGCGCTGTGGTAACTCGAGGTGATGAATGTGGTCTCGCACTCGGGAGGCTTGCCTCTATTGTGGAACAg GTGGCAATGCTGCAGAACCAAGGCAGAGAAATGATGATTGTCACAAGCGGAGCTGTAGCATTTGGGAGACAGAGACTGAGGCATGAGATTCTTCTCTCTCAGAGCGTCAGACAAGCCCTTCATTCAGGACAGAATCAGCTTAAAGACATG TCTCTACCCGTTCTGGAGGCGAGGGCATGTGCTGCTGCAGGACAGAGTGGACTGATGGCACTGTATGAGGCCATGTTCACTCAGTACAGCACCTGCACagcacag ATCTTGGTCACAAACTTGGACTTCCACGATGACCAGAAGAGACGAAATCTGAACAGCACGCTGCATGAGCTTCTCCGTATGAACATCGTGCCCATCATCAACACTAATGACGCAGTGGTGCCTCCCCCAGAGCCTAACAGTGACCTGCAGGGGGTAAAT GTGATCAGCATCAAGGACAATGACAGTTTGGCAGCACGGCTCGCAGTGGAGATGAGAGCAGATCTCCTCATTGCTCTCTCTGATGTAGAAG GTCTTTATGACAGCCCTCCTGGGTCTGATGATGCTAAATTAATTGATACTTTCTACCCCGGCGATCAGCAGTCTATAACATATGGCACCAAATCCAGGGTTGGCATCGGAGGAATGGAAGCTAAG GTGAAAGCTGCCCTATGGGCTCTTCAGGGGGGCACATCTGTAGTCATCGCTAACGGCACCCACCCTAAAGTTACAGGCCATGTCATCACAGACATTGTAGAGGGCAAGAAAGTGGGCACCTTCTTTTCTGAGGTCAAGCCTGCtg GGCCCACAGTGGAGCAGCAGACAGAAATGGCTCGCGCTGCAGGGAGGACACTGGCGTCCCTTCTTTCAGAGCAG AGGAGTGAAATCATTTATGCTATGGCTGACCTTCTGACTGAGAAGAGAGATGAAATTCTGTCAGCTAATAAGAAGGACATGGAACTTGCTGTGAATTCAG GGCGTATGCCTCCTGCCATGCTCAAGCGGTTGAGTTTGTCAACAGCTAAGCTGAACAGTCTGGCCATCGGCCTGCGTCAGATTGCAGTGTCCTCTCAGGACAGTGTGGGACAAGTACTGCGCAGAACCCGTGTGGCCAACAACCTAGAGCTGGAGCAGATCACTGTGCCCATTGGGGTACTACTCGTCATCTTCGAATCGCGTCCAGACTGCCTGCCTCAG GTGTCCGCATTATCTATTGCTAGTGGGAATGCTTTGCTGCTGAAGGGTGGAAAGGAGGCAGCTAACACCAACCGTGTCTTACACGAGCTAGCGCAGGAAGCTCTATCTATACATGGTGTTAGAGATGCCATCCAACTG GTAAGCACACGTGAGGAGGTGGAAGACTTGTGTCGGCTGGAGAAGATGATTGATCTGATCATTCCCCGTGGTTCATCTCAGCTGGTCAGAGATATCCAGCGGGCTTCTAAAGGCATTCCTGTGCTGGGTCACAGTGAGGGCATCTGCCATGTCTATGTCGACCATGAAGCCAGCATAGACAAAGTCATAAAAATTG TCAGAGACTCAAAATGCGATTACCCTGCAGCCTGCAATGCTATGGAAACCCTGCTAGTTCACAGAGATGTGCTTCGGACGCCAGTGTTTGATCAGATCATTGACATGTTGAGAACAGAACAG GTGAAGATACATGCTGGCCCCAAGTTTGCATCATACCTGACTTTCAGCCCTTCTGAGGTAAAGTCTCTACGTACAGAGTATGGAGATATGGAGTGCTGCATAGAGGTGGTGGACAGCATGTACGAGGCAGTGGATCACATCCATAAATATGGCAGCTCCCACACAGATGTGATCATCACTGAGAATG AGGAGACAGCAGAGCAGTTCCTGCAGTTGGTAGACAGTGCCTGTGTGTTCTGGAATGCCAGTTCACGGTTCGCTGATGGATATCGCTTTGGTCTTG GCGCGGAGGTTGGTATCAGCACTGCTCGTATCCATGCTCGTGGACCCGTAGGCCTGGAGGGGCTTCTCACCACCAAGTGGGTTCTGCGAGGGGATGGCCACACAGCTGCAGACTTTTCTGAGCAAGGCAGTATGAAGTTCCTGCATGAGAATCTGCCTGTTGCGCACCCCCAAACTGGACATAGAACCTCCAGCTAG
- the aldh18a1 gene encoding delta-1-pyrroline-5-carboxylate synthase isoform X1, translated as MLLQRLSLCSRLSVGPKPLQSFTRSVSLGKNPSTSPSIRRHAVRLWSNVPFLTVPLARAHGKSFAHRGELRQAKRIVVKLGSAVVTRGDECGLALGRLASIVEQVAMLQNQGREMMIVTSGAVAFGRQRLRHEILLSQSVRQALHSGQNQLKDMSLPVLEARACAAAGQSGLMALYEAMFTQYSTCTAQILVTNLDFHDDQKRRNLNSTLHELLRMNIVPIINTNDAVVPPPEPNSDLQGVNVISIKDNDSLAARLAVEMRADLLIALSDVEGLYDSPPGSDDAKLIDTFYPGDQQSITYGTKSRVGIGGMEAKVKAALWALQGGTSVVIANGTHPKVTGHVITDIVEGKKVGTFFSEVKPAGPTVEQQTEMARAAGRTLASLLSEQRSEIIYAMADLLTEKRDEILSANKKDMELAVNSGRMPPAMLKRLSLSTAKLNSLAIGLRQIAVSSQDSVGQVLRRTRVANNLELEQITVPIGVLLVIFESRPDCLPQVSALSIASGNALLLKGGKEAANTNRVLHELAQEALSIHGVRDAIQLVSTREEVEDLCRLEKMIDLIIPRGSSQLVRDIQRASKGIPVLGHSEGICHVYVDHEASIDKVIKIVRDSKCDYPAACNAMETLLVHRDVLRTPVFDQIIDMLRTEQVKIHAGPKFASYLTFSPSEVKSLRTEYGDMECCIEVVDSMYEAVDHIHKYGSSHTDVIITENEETAEQFLQLVDSACVFWNASSRFADGYRFGLGAEVGISTARIHARGPVGLEGLLTTKWVLRGDGHTAADFSEQGSMKFLHENLPVAHPQTGHRTSS; from the exons ATCCCTCTACCTCTCCATCTATCAGACGTCACGCTGTGCGTCTCTGGAGTAACGTGCCTTTTCTTACAGTGCCGCTGGCGCGTGCCCATGGTAAGTCGTTCGCACACCGTGGTGAACTGCGACAGGCCAAACGGATCGTGGTGAAACTGGGCAGCGCTGTGGTAACTCGAGGTGATGAATGTGGTCTCGCACTCGGGAGGCTTGCCTCTATTGTGGAACAg GTGGCAATGCTGCAGAACCAAGGCAGAGAAATGATGATTGTCACAAGCGGAGCTGTAGCATTTGGGAGACAGAGACTGAGGCATGAGATTCTTCTCTCTCAGAGCGTCAGACAAGCCCTTCATTCAGGACAGAATCAGCTTAAAGACATG TCTCTACCCGTTCTGGAGGCGAGGGCATGTGCTGCTGCAGGACAGAGTGGACTGATGGCACTGTATGAGGCCATGTTCACTCAGTACAGCACCTGCACagcacag ATCTTGGTCACAAACTTGGACTTCCACGATGACCAGAAGAGACGAAATCTGAACAGCACGCTGCATGAGCTTCTCCGTATGAACATCGTGCCCATCATCAACACTAATGACGCAGTGGTGCCTCCCCCAGAGCCTAACAGTGACCTGCAGGGGGTAAAT GTGATCAGCATCAAGGACAATGACAGTTTGGCAGCACGGCTCGCAGTGGAGATGAGAGCAGATCTCCTCATTGCTCTCTCTGATGTAGAAG GTCTTTATGACAGCCCTCCTGGGTCTGATGATGCTAAATTAATTGATACTTTCTACCCCGGCGATCAGCAGTCTATAACATATGGCACCAAATCCAGGGTTGGCATCGGAGGAATGGAAGCTAAG GTGAAAGCTGCCCTATGGGCTCTTCAGGGGGGCACATCTGTAGTCATCGCTAACGGCACCCACCCTAAAGTTACAGGCCATGTCATCACAGACATTGTAGAGGGCAAGAAAGTGGGCACCTTCTTTTCTGAGGTCAAGCCTGCtg GGCCCACAGTGGAGCAGCAGACAGAAATGGCTCGCGCTGCAGGGAGGACACTGGCGTCCCTTCTTTCAGAGCAG AGGAGTGAAATCATTTATGCTATGGCTGACCTTCTGACTGAGAAGAGAGATGAAATTCTGTCAGCTAATAAGAAGGACATGGAACTTGCTGTGAATTCAG GGCGTATGCCTCCTGCCATGCTCAAGCGGTTGAGTTTGTCAACAGCTAAGCTGAACAGTCTGGCCATCGGCCTGCGTCAGATTGCAGTGTCCTCTCAGGACAGTGTGGGACAAGTACTGCGCAGAACCCGTGTGGCCAACAACCTAGAGCTGGAGCAGATCACTGTGCCCATTGGGGTACTACTCGTCATCTTCGAATCGCGTCCAGACTGCCTGCCTCAG GTGTCCGCATTATCTATTGCTAGTGGGAATGCTTTGCTGCTGAAGGGTGGAAAGGAGGCAGCTAACACCAACCGTGTCTTACACGAGCTAGCGCAGGAAGCTCTATCTATACATGGTGTTAGAGATGCCATCCAACTG GTAAGCACACGTGAGGAGGTGGAAGACTTGTGTCGGCTGGAGAAGATGATTGATCTGATCATTCCCCGTGGTTCATCTCAGCTGGTCAGAGATATCCAGCGGGCTTCTAAAGGCATTCCTGTGCTGGGTCACAGTGAGGGCATCTGCCATGTCTATGTCGACCATGAAGCCAGCATAGACAAAGTCATAAAAATTG TCAGAGACTCAAAATGCGATTACCCTGCAGCCTGCAATGCTATGGAAACCCTGCTAGTTCACAGAGATGTGCTTCGGACGCCAGTGTTTGATCAGATCATTGACATGTTGAGAACAGAACAG GTGAAGATACATGCTGGCCCCAAGTTTGCATCATACCTGACTTTCAGCCCTTCTGAGGTAAAGTCTCTACGTACAGAGTATGGAGATATGGAGTGCTGCATAGAGGTGGTGGACAGCATGTACGAGGCAGTGGATCACATCCATAAATATGGCAGCTCCCACACAGATGTGATCATCACTGAGAATG AGGAGACAGCAGAGCAGTTCCTGCAGTTGGTAGACAGTGCCTGTGTGTTCTGGAATGCCAGTTCACGGTTCGCTGATGGATATCGCTTTGGTCTTG GCGCGGAGGTTGGTATCAGCACTGCTCGTATCCATGCTCGTGGACCCGTAGGCCTGGAGGGGCTTCTCACCACCAAGTGGGTTCTGCGAGGGGATGGCCACACAGCTGCAGACTTTTCTGAGCAAGGCAGTATGAAGTTCCTGCATGAGAATCTGCCTGTTGCGCACCCCCAAACTGGACATAGAACCTCCAGCTAG
- the crygmx gene encoding crystallin, gamma MX isoform X1: MQTTERNLLTWQSLMSHTQSHVPWPVYKEVLTCKWASSALNTLTMGKIIFFEEKSFQGRHYECSSDSAELQAHLTRCNSIRVESGCWMAYEKPNYSGYQYMLHKGEYPDYHHWAGFNDCIQSCRMIPSYQGNYKVKIFERSDFEGQAMELIEDCPDLHKHFHNGDIFSANVMEGYWILHEHPNYSGRQYFLHPGEYRRFSEWGSTSPATGSLKRITELN; the protein is encoded by the exons ATGCAGACTACAGAACGCAATCTGCTGACATGGCAGAGCTTAATGAGCCACACACAAAGCCATGTGCCATGGCCAGTCTATAAAGAAGTCCTGACCTGTAAGTGGGCCTCATCTGCTCTGAACACACTCACTATGGGCAAG attaTCTTCTTTGAGGAAAAGAGCTTCCAGGGCCGTCACTACGAGTGCAGTAGTGACAGTGCCGAGTTGCAGGCCCACCTCACCCGCTGTAACTCCATCCGCGTAGAGAGCGGCTGCTGGATGGCTTATGAGAAACCAAACTACTCTGGCTACCAGTACATGCTGCACAAGGGAGAATATCCTGACTACCATCACTGGGCAGGCTTTAATGATTGCATCCAATCCTGCCGCATGATACCTTCC TATCAAGGAAACTACAAGGTGAAGATCTTTGAGCGCTCTGATTTTGAAGGCCAGGCCATGGAGCTGATCGAAGATTGCCCAGATCTGCACAAACACTTCCATAATGGTGACATCTTCTCTGCCAATGTCATGGAAGGTTACTGGATCCTTCACGAGCACCCCAACTACAGTGGGCGCCAGTACTTCCTGCACCCGGGAGAGTACAGGAGGTTTAGTGAGTGGGGCAGTACCAGTCCTGCTACGGGCTCCTTGAAACGGATCACCGAGCTCAACTGA